Genomic DNA from Desulfurivibrio alkaliphilus AHT 2:
CTAGCGGCCGCTTAAGCCTTCCAGAGACCGTGGAGGTTGCAGTACTCCCGGGCGCTGACCTGGGCCGCCTCCACCGGGAAAAAGGCCTCCGGCGGCTGGCCGGGTTGCAGGAACTGCCGATAGACCTTACCGTCGGCCAGCAACTCAATCCATTCGATGTAGTGCTTCTCTTCCATGGGGTGAGCCACCGAACCCACCTTGACCAGGTAACCGCCTTCCGCCTTTTCAATCACCGGCACATGCTTTTCCTGGGCCGCGTCCACGGTGTTTTCGGTCATCAACCGCATGGGCTGGCCGCAGCAAACCAGTTGTCCCTGGCCGCCATGCAACACTTCAACGATGTTACCGCACAGATCACACTTATATACTTCCTGTTGTTTGGCCATGGTAGTCCAACCTCCACTTCCGTTTTTCGTAACAACTCTCAGGGGCGGGGCCCCCAGAACACCTACCAGTTTTCTTTCAGTAGTTCAAAATGGGCCTGGGCATGATCACAGGCCGGGCAACGGTCCGGGGCTTCCGTGCCACGATGGTTGTAGCCACAGTTGCGACACTTCCAAGCCGTCTCCTGTTCCCGCTTAAAAACCCGGCCCGCTTCGATATTGGCCTTGAAAGCCAGGAACCTTTTTTCATGGAAGGCCTCGGCCATCGCAATGCTGGTAAAAATATCGGCAATCTCGGCAAAACCCTCTTCCCGGGCCACCTTGGCAAAGCTGGGGTACATTTCGGTATATTCATGATTTTCCCCGCCGGCTGCCTCGGCCAGATTTTCTGCGGTGGTGCCAATCACCCCGGCGGGAAACGAGCCGCTGATCTCCACTTCACCGCCTTCCAGCAGCTTGAACAGGCGTTTGGCATGCTCTTTTTCGTGGTTGGCGGTTTCCTCGAACGCCGCGGAAATTTGAACATAACCCTCTTTTTTGGCCTG
This window encodes:
- a CDS encoding desulfoferrodoxin translates to MAKQQEVYKCDLCGNIVEVLHGGQGQLVCCGQPMRLMTENTVDAAQEKHVPVIEKAEGGYLVKVGSVAHPMEEKHYIEWIELLADGKVYRQFLQPGQPPEAFFPVEAAQVSAREYCNLHGLWKA
- the rbr gene encoding rubrerythrin; the protein is MKSLKGTKTEKNLLTAFAGESQARNRYTYFAAQAKKEGYVQISAAFEETANHEKEHAKRLFKLLEGGEVEISGSFPAGVIGTTAENLAEAAGGENHEYTEMYPSFAKVAREEGFAEIADIFTSIAMAEAFHEKRFLAFKANIEAGRVFKREQETAWKCRNCGYNHRGTEAPDRCPACDHAQAHFELLKENW